A single region of the Enterococcus mundtii genome encodes:
- a CDS encoding MalY/PatB family protein, with the protein MEQFDEIVSRLNTDSVKWDAISQTYHRNDLLPLWVADMDFLAPQGVTTAFQNYLQKGIFGYSIVPDGLYRSVIDWEERRHHVTLTKDHILFTSGVLASLSLAIQAFTAPGDAVLIHDPVYPPFGAIVENNERQLIRSPLNKAADHFEMDFQDMEEKIVSNKIKAMILCNPHNPGGRVWTKKELKQLSELCLTYDVFLFSDEIHQDIVFSGHGFTSIQTIDPALSRLLITFTSATKTFNLAAIKNSMVFIKDHDLKSRFTKQLEKNQHQGINTFGLLGTQAAYETGEEWLNELLVYLEENVQEVITFFTKHLPDVKVMKPEGTYLIWLDFSAYTDDDRLLEKKLIEKGRVVLNPGISFGPSGHCHMRLNVACPRSVLKEGLLRIQRALS; encoded by the coding sequence ATGGAACAATTTGATGAAATAGTTTCAAGACTAAACACAGATAGCGTAAAATGGGATGCCATCTCACAAACTTATCATAGGAATGATCTTTTACCTTTATGGGTAGCGGATATGGATTTTCTTGCCCCTCAAGGAGTAACAACCGCTTTTCAAAACTATCTGCAAAAAGGCATTTTTGGTTATTCGATCGTACCGGACGGTCTCTACCGATCAGTGATTGATTGGGAAGAAAGGCGCCATCATGTGACTCTAACTAAAGACCACATTCTTTTCACTAGTGGAGTCTTAGCTAGTCTCTCCTTGGCGATTCAAGCATTTACAGCTCCAGGTGATGCAGTGTTGATTCATGATCCAGTTTATCCGCCATTTGGTGCAATTGTTGAAAATAATGAGCGTCAATTGATTCGCAGTCCTTTAAATAAAGCAGCCGATCATTTTGAAATGGACTTTCAAGATATGGAAGAAAAAATCGTCTCAAACAAGATAAAAGCAATGATTCTATGTAACCCGCATAATCCAGGTGGTCGTGTTTGGACTAAAAAAGAGCTCAAACAGTTAAGTGAACTCTGCTTAACATACGACGTCTTCTTATTTAGTGATGAGATCCATCAAGATATCGTCTTTTCCGGACATGGATTCACCTCGATTCAAACAATTGATCCTGCCCTTTCTCGATTATTGATCACATTCACTTCAGCAACTAAGACATTTAATCTAGCTGCAATAAAAAATTCAATGGTTTTCATCAAAGATCATGATTTAAAAAGTCGCTTTACGAAACAATTAGAAAAAAATCAACATCAAGGAATCAATACTTTCGGACTTTTAGGCACTCAAGCCGCTTACGAAACTGGTGAGGAATGGTTAAATGAGTTATTAGTTTATCTGGAAGAAAATGTCCAAGAAGTCATTACCTTCTTTACTAAGCATCTCCCTGATGTCAAAGTGATGAAGCCAGAAGGAACGTACCTTATATGGCTTGATTTTTCTGCCTATACGGACGATGACCGACTACTTGAAAAGAAGTTGATTGAAAAAGGCAGAGTCGTCTTGAATCCTGGGATCAGTTTTGGACCAAGTGGTCATTGCCATATGCGTTTGAATGTCGCTTGTCCAAGATCAGTATTAAAAGAAGGGCTTTTACGTATCCAACGTGCTTTAAGTTAG
- a CDS encoding CvfD/Ygs/GSP13 family RNA-binding post-transcriptional regulator, producing the protein MTYRIGEIIKGKITGIQPYGAFVSLDEETQGLIHVSEVQSGYTKSIHTLLKVGQPVTVQIIDIDEYSNKISLSLRTLEKKVPSIPYRRKRYFTNKNKKIGFATIEKQLPIWIKEALIQLDKKESRK; encoded by the coding sequence ATGACTTATAGAATAGGCGAAATAATCAAAGGGAAAATTACTGGAATACAACCATATGGAGCGTTCGTTTCATTAGATGAAGAGACACAAGGGTTGATCCACGTATCAGAAGTGCAATCTGGTTATACGAAGAGTATTCATACATTATTGAAGGTGGGGCAACCGGTGACTGTACAAATCATTGATATTGATGAGTATTCGAATAAAATCAGTCTGTCGTTACGTACCTTAGAAAAGAAAGTACCATCGATCCCATACCGAAGAAAACGATACTTCACTAATAAAAATAAAAAAATCGGGTTTGCAACGATTGAAAAACAGTTACCTATATGGATCAAGGAAGCATTGATCCAATTAGATAAAAAAGAATCAAGGAAATAA